The following are encoded in a window of Podospora pseudoanserina strain CBS 124.78 chromosome 6, whole genome shotgun sequence genomic DNA:
- the LET1 gene encoding 26S protease regulatory subunit 8 (EggNog:ENOG503NV58; COG:O): MALDNYYHNKIESMQLEILKGQAVLRRLEAQRNDYNSRVRLLREELGLLQQPGSYVGEVVKVMGTKKVLVKVHPEGKYVVDIADSVDITKLTPGKRVTLLSDSYKLEKMLPSSVDPLVSLMMVEKVPDSTYDMIGGLDQQIKEIKEVIELGLKHPELFESLGIAQPKGVLLYGPPGTGKTLLARAVAHHTDCKFIRVSGSELVQKYIGEGSRMVRELFIMAREHAPSIIFMDEIDSIGSSRVEGSSGGDSEVQRTMLELLNQLDGFEPTKNIKVIMATNRLDILDPALLRPGRIDRKIEFPPPSVEARADILRIHSRKMNLTRGINLTKIAEKMNGCSGAELKGVCTEAGMYALRERRVHVTQEDFELATAKILNKHDDKEVSLAKLWR; encoded by the exons ATGGCGCTCGACAACTATTACCACAACAAGATTGAGTCGATGCAACTCGAGATCCTCAAGGGTCAAGCCGTTCTCCGTCGTCTCGAAGCCCAGCGCAATGACTACAATTCCCGGGTACGCCTGCTCAGAGAAGAGCTTGGTCTGCTACAACAACCGGGCTCGTATGTGGGCGAGGTCGTCAAGGTGATGGGCACCAAGAAGGTTCTGGTCAAGGTGCATCCCGAGGGAAAATACG TTGTTGACATTGCCGACTCGgtcgacatcaccaaactCACACCTGGCAAGCGCGTAACCTTGCTGTCCGACTCCTACAAGCTCGAGAAGATGCTTCCTTCCTCGGTCGATCCCCTCGTATCTCTAATGATGGTCGAAAAGGTTCCCGATAGCACCTACGACATGATCGGCGGTCTCGACCAACAAATCAAGGAAATCAAGGAGGTCATCGAGCTCGGGCTCAAACATCCAGAGCTCTTTGAGTCTCTCGGCATTGCCCAACCAAAGGGTGTCCTCCTCTACGGCCCCCCTGGAACGGGAAAGACTCTTTTGGCTCGCGCGGTGGCCCATCACACAGACTGCAAGTTTATCCGTGTCTCCGGCTCTGAACTGGTTCAAAAGTACATTGGTGAGGGTTCGCGCATGGTCCGAGAGCTTTTCATCATGGCCCGTGAGCACGctccctccatcatctttaTGGACGAAATCGACTCCATCGGCTCTTCCCGTGTCGAAGGGTCCTCGGGTGGCGACTCGGAAGTCCAGCGCACCATGTTGGAGCTCCTCAACCAGCTCGACGGTTTCGAGCCAACCAAGAACATCAAGGTGATTATGGCAACGAACCGTCTCGATATCCTAGACCCAGCCCTCCTGCGCCCGGGGCGCATCGACCGAAAGATCGAGTTCCCGCCCCCGAGCGTGGAAGCCAGAGCCGATATTCTGCGAATCCACAGCCGCAAAATGAACCTGACACGCGGGATCAACCTGAccaagattgccgagaaGATGAATGGCTGTTCAGGGGCCGAGTTGAAGGGCGTGTGTACCGAGGCGGGCATGTATGCCCTTCGCGAGAGGCGTGTGCATGTCACGCAGGAGGACTTTGAGCTGGCGACGGCCAAGATTCTGAACAAACACGACGACAAGGAGGTGTCTTTGGCCAAGCTGTGGCGTTAA
- a CDS encoding hypothetical protein (CAZy:AA9; COG:G; EggNog:ENOG503PA4B): MKILSVFLLAIVAVEGHYTFPRLVVNGKTVEDRDWLFTRQTKNAQSKSGIENPTSGDIRCYSSTTAPQIATVPAGASVNYISTQQINHPGPTQYYLARVPAGSSAKTWDGSGSVWWKFASTMPYYDANKQLVWPAQNTYATHPAAIPANTPSGEYLLRVEQIALHMASQANKAQFYISCSQINITNGGNGTPGPTVSLPGAYRSNDPGIQVNIYNLQPDAYRAPGPAPWQG, translated from the exons ATGAAGATTCTCAGCGTATTCTTACTCGCAATTGTCGCTGTTGAGGGTCATT ACACATTTCCTAGACTCGTCGTCAACGGCAAGACCGTGGAAGACAGAGACTGGCTCTTTACCCGTCAAACTAAGAACGCGCAGTCCAAGTCAGGCATTGAAAATCCCACCAGCGGAGATATCAGGTGTTACTCTTCCACAACAGCCCCCCAAATCGCCACAGTCCCCGCAGGCGCTTCGGTGAACTACATTTCTACTCAACAAATCAACCACCCGGGCCCCACCCAATACTATCTCGCTCGCGTCCCTGCAGGCTCATCAGCAAAGACCTGGGACGGTTCCGGAAGCGTTTGGTGGAAGTTTGCATCAACCATGCCCTACTATGACGCCAACAAACAGCTTGTCTGGCCTGCTCAGA ACACCTATGCTACTCACCCCGCGGCCATTCCGGCCAACACCCCGAGCGGCGAATATCTCCTACGAGTAGAGCAGATTGCCTTGCACATGGCTAGCCAAGCAAACAAGGCACAGTTTTATATCTCCTGCTCACAAATCAACATTACCAACGGAGGAAACGGAACTCCAGGACCAACCGTCTCCCTCCCTGGGGCCTATAG GTCCAACGACCCTGGAATTCAGGTGAATATCTACAACCTCCAGCCAGATGCCTATCGCGCTCCAGGTCCTGCGCCCTGGCAGGGTTAG
- a CDS encoding hypothetical protein (EggNog:ENOG503PDKN; COG:S), whose amino-acid sequence MLTKALLPALILAATAAAGPAHVVHRRALEIISAREVLAGEEDPAVEDSTAEPAPTPTPKPILSRDGVCWNSILDLEWSISQLEYESSVVTVSGKEPDAWAYLSFTLSNTATTYTADCTAASNTNSDIGFFDGEQEYLCSVGEGAPEGSQVAFRFNKEAGSLAIQEVIPCSEGDISGTFITRGTTQVTLSCSEAVSENEDFTNTEVNCEPVDASLWPYQVVGLNED is encoded by the exons ATGTTGACCAAAGCTCTGCTTCCTGCCCTTATCTTGGCAgccacggctgctgctggaccGGCCCATGTTGTTCATCGCCGTGCCCTCGAGATCATCTCGGCCCGTGAAGTACttgctggagaggaggaccCTGCGGTGGAGGACAGCACCGCAGAACCAGCTCCAACTCCCACCCCAAAGCCGATTCTCTCTAGAGATGGAGTGTGTTGGAATTCcatccttgaccttgaaTGGTCCATCTCGCAGCTTGAATACGAATCGTCTGTCGTCACAGTTTCCGGCAAAGAACCCGATGCATGGGCTTAtctctccttcaccttgagcaacaccgccaccacaTACACCGCCGACTGCACCGCGGCCAGCAATACTAATTCTGATATCGGTTTCTTTGACGGCGAGCAAGAGTATCTGTGTTCTGTGGGTGAAGGCGCCCCAGAAGGATCTCAAGTTGCCTTCAGGTTCAATAAAGAAGCCGGTTCGCTGGCGATCCAGGAGGTTATCCCTTGCAGCGAAGGAGATATTTC TGGGACGTTTATCACCCGGGGAACGACTCAAGTAACCCTCTCCTGCTCGGAGGCTGTCAGCGAGAATGAGGACTTCACCAACACCGAAGTCAACTGCGAGCCTGTAGATGCATCACTGTGGCCTTACCAGGTCGTAGGGTTAAACGAGGATTGA
- a CDS encoding hypothetical protein (BUSCO:EOG09260KWP; COG:P; EggNog:ENOG503NV4R) produces the protein MDSSPQKDDASATDQSPTDTRRPSRYESITGQDDRMDESFQSTDTVRRKPEDSTMQSPNLASGAFTDPGQSSRTTSVTVRSPLLGPRTRPRKPAMPRRTSTTAQAPHRGGVYSVDDGIAEVEADAVERQHSYAASVRRRTHAPPSLSRVHSRDEDGPSDWPEEQHEQGSTVPGVDNGEQRLDEQVSDETPAEDDGEISDAESFTLKDRQQAINQTHPFGIRLWKPALYKKDRSVQKNAEADVHSSPGGHVSSWLLFFNIIWTLAFGWWMALFAFVGAVICFCFAAAPSGREYGRVLWGLAGYLFYPFGKFVRLEQQEAYLEEDLGEGRSISEYEQWQSGDLEYGRLFFGPDSNRSIIGRSRRSLDSEPDETESLLSRGRGRGSDSDLPRMKRRLFGRGQWNIGRVVFFLFFYFLITPSLFIVSAICWFLVFWIPMGKVTMLLFSHLRRHPLALSFESDMASARAPAGLQSSILVCTYRAVGLKYWKYTIDGTNIFLINLLAVVGFVVVDWLVLHQALGVHNFFTSSAFLFIAGLLSIIPLAYFIGQAVASISAQSSMGLGAAINAFFSTIVEVFLYCVALRQGKAQLVEGSIVGSIFAGILFLPGLSMCCGAIKRKTQRFNSRSAGVTSTMLLFAVIAAFGPTLFYQIYGTHELTCQDCTNFDHPNRGGGALRDCRRCYFSQTPAINDRFYLQAVRPYCYLAAGMLFLSYAIGLWFTLRTHAAVIWNTDVDEKKHEDQPTAHSTTRPSHTMSVGDASGADIRDSHLYKRILGQSLRQVGHIPKLDEQSRNSSTLSAGKANGTPHVVPPKSTSYGTETLGTNMNIPGFSDAENNNLVHQVAEIAATAATVAARNVQRPRQMSHHASTVSAAGHGSASGSRSGASRPTTVSIGEDLGESGAGSGGHGGHDAPNWSRLKSSVILMVATVLYAIVAEILVDTVDVVLENFEIDEKFLGITLFALVPNTTEFLNAISFAMNGNIALSMEIGSAYALQVCLLQIPALVLFSALYPPVGVPMEDVAKFTFSLLFPQWDMVTVILCVFLLSYMYGEGKSNYFKGSILLLSYLVVIIGFYFSGYGTSFESPQSTVSRFDTMGSDGQWMSYKYKTVGRSTSGVAF, from the exons ATGGATTCTAGCCCACAGAAAGATGACGCCTCGGCGACCGACCAATCCCCAACAGACACCCGCCGCCCATCACGGTACGAGTCCATCACTGGTCAAGACGATCGCATGGATGAGAGCTTCCAGTCGACGGATACTGTGCGGAGAAAGCCAGAAG ACTCAACCATGCAAAGCCCGAACCTGGCCAGCGGCGCATTTACAGACCCGGGCCAGTCCAGTCGAACCACATCAGTCACCGTACGCTCGCCATTGCTAGGCCCGCGAACACGCCCACGAAAACCCGCCATGCCGCGTCGTACATCGACGACAGCCCAGGCACCGCACCGAGGAGGTGTGTACTCGGTTGACGACGGTATCGCCGAGGTCGAGGCGGATGCTGTCGAGCGCCAGCACAGCTATGCCGCCTCTGTTCGGAGACGCACCCATGCTCCACCGTCGCTCTCGCGAGTCCATTCCAGGGACGAGGATGGCCCCAGCGACTGGCCCGAAGAACAGCACGAACAAGGCAGCACGGTGCCGGGGGTCGACAACGGTGAGCAGCGTTTGGACGAGCAGGTTTCGGACGAGACTCcggccgaggatgacggcGAAATCAGCGACGCCGAAAGCTTCACCCTCAAGGACCGCCAACAAGCGATTAACCAAACCCATCCGTTTGGCATCAGGCTATGGAAACCAGCTCTGTACAAGAAGGATCGTTCGGTGCAAAAGAACGCCGAGGCAGACGTGCATTCGTCGCCGGGTGGGCACGTTAGCAGCTGGCTACTGTTCTTCAACATCATATGGACCCTCGCCtttggttggtggatggctCTGTTCGCCTTTGTCGGCGCCGtcatctgcttctgctttgctgctgcccccaGCGGCCGGGAGTACGGCCGTGTCTTGTGGGGTCTGGCAGGGTATTTGTTTTACCCCTTTGGCAAGTTTGTGCGTctggagcagcaggaggctTACCTGGAGGAAGACTTGGGCGAAGGCAGGAGCATCAGCGAGTATGAGCAATGGCAAAGCGGCGACCTCGAGTATGGCCGGCTCTTCTTTGGCCCAGACAGTAACCGCTCCATCATTGGCCGATCCCGCAGGAGTCTTGATTCGGAACCGGACGAGACGGAGAGCCTTTTGTCGAGGGGCCGTGGGCGAGGTTCAGATTCTGATCTGCCACGGATGAAGCGACGCTTGTTTGGCCGTGGTCAGTGGAACATCGGTCgtgtcgtcttcttccttttcttttacttcCTGATCACGCCCTCTCTGTTCATCGTGTCGGCCATCTGCtggtttttggtgttttggatTCCCATGGGCAAGGTCACAATGCTCTTGTTTTCGCATCTCCGCCGCCATCCACTAGCACTGTCCTTCGAGTCCGATATGGCCTCTGCCAGAGCACCGGCTGGTCTCCAGTCTTCGATTCTGGTCTGCACCTATCGAGCTGTCGGCCTCAAATATTGGAAATACACGATTGACGGAACGAACATCTTTCTGATCAACCTCTTGGCCGTGGTCGGTTTTGTCGTTGTGGACTGGCTTGTGTTGCATCAGGCCCTGGGCGTCCacaacttcttcacctcgTCGGCCTTCTTGTTCATTGCCGGCCTGCTGTCCATCATTCCCCTTGCCTACTTTATTGGCCAGGCTGTCGCATCCATCTCGGCCCAGTCCTCCATGGGTCTTGGTGCTGCCATcaacgccttcttctccaccattGTCGAGGTCTTTCTCTACTGCGTGGCTCTGCGCCAGGGCAAGGCTCAGCTCGTAGAAGGCAGCATTGTTGGCAGCATCTTTGCCGGCATCCTATTCCTCCCCGGTCTTTCCATGTGTTGCGGAGCCATCAAGCGCAAAACCCAGCGCTTCAACTCGAGATCGGCCGGCGTGACATCGACCATGCTCCTCTTTGCCGTCATCGCCGCGTTTGGCCCGACTCTGTTTTACCAAATCTACGGAACCCACGAACTGACCTGCCAGGACTGCACCAACTTTGACCACCCTAACCGGGGCGGCGGTGCTCTTCGGGACTGCCGCCGTTGTTACTTTTCGCAGACGCCTGCTATTAATGATCGTTTCTATCTCCAGGCGGTGCGTCCCTACTGCTACCTTGCCGCGGGCATGTTATTCTTGTCATACGCTATTGGCCTATGGTTTACGCTCCGCACGCACGCCGCCGTCATCTGGAACACTGACGtggacgagaagaagcacGAGGATCAGCCCACTGCCCATAGCACAACCCGGCCATCACACACCATGTCTGTCGGCGACGCCAGCGGTGCCGACATTCGCGACTCCCATTTGTACAAGCGCATTCTCGGTCAATCCCTGCGTCAGGTCGGGCATATCCCCAAGCTGGATGAGCAGTCTCGCAACAGCTCAACCTTGTCGGCAGGTAAGGCCAATGGAACTCCGCATGTCGTCCCTCCCAAATCCACCAGCTACGGAACGGAAACGCTGGGTACCAACATGAATATCCCGGGATTCAGTGATGCCGAGAATAACAACCTCGTCCATCAGGTGGCAGAGATTGCCGCCACCGCGGCAACAGTGGCGGCAAGAAATGTGCAGAGGCCCCGACAGATGTCTCATCATGCCTCTACCGTTTCGGCCGCTGGTCATGGATCTGCTTCTGGAAGCCGTTCGGGCGCCTCTCGTCCCACTACAGTCTCGATCGGCGAGGATCTCGGGGAGTCTGGCGCGGGATCGGGTGGCCACGGCGGTCATGACGCGCCCAACTGGAGCCGTCTGAAGAGTTCCGTCATTTTGATGGTTGCCACGGTTCTCTACGCCATTGTTGCCGAGATCTTGGTCGACACAGTGGATGTTGTTCTGGAAAATTTTGAGATTGACGAAAAGTTCCTCGGGATCACGCTCTTTGCGCTTGTGCCCAACACCACTGAGTTCCTGAACGCCATTTCGTTTGCCATGAACGGCAACATTGCCCTGTCCATGGAGATTGGTTCCGCCTACGCCCTCCAGGTCTGCCTCCTGCAGATTCCGGCACTCGTCTTGTTTTCAGCCCTCTATCCTCCCGTCGGCGTTCCCATGGAGGATGTCGCCAAGTTCACCTTCAGTCTGCTTTTCCCGCAGTGGGACATGGTGACGGTGATCCTGTGCGTCTTCTTGCTCAGTTACATGTACGGCGAAGGAAAGAGCAATTACTTCAAGGGCAGCATCCTGTTGCTCAGCTATCTGGTGGTGATCATCGGCTTCTACTTTAGCGGCTACGGAACTAGTTTTGAGAGCCCGCAGAGCACTGTCAGCCGGTTCGACACAATGGGTAGTGACGGTCAGTGGATGAGCTACAAGTACAAGACGGTCGGAAGGAGTACGTCTGGTGTGGCTTTTTGA
- a CDS encoding hypothetical protein (COG:S; EggNog:ENOG503P4N6), whose translation MFCLRSWLPLLFIPTSASPVFIFLFFLCTYFLNRPCVYCSILLFILFLTSCNWSDHCFFDFASNWFQPRLAASYIYLPTITGWNATTDATASPSSTTHVVTDVMNTTAGALATAAADKIAQTKVEWTGLGLEWLRSLLGRREWEIDCLDLHIRL comes from the exons ATGTTTTGTCTGCGCAG TTGgctgcccctcctttttATACCAACCAGCGCATCGCCCGTCTtcatctttctcttcttcctctgcacCTACTTTCTCAACCGCCCATGCGTCTATTGCTCGATTCTGCTCTTCATACTCTTCCTGACATCGTGCAACTGGTCTGACCATTGCTTCTTTGACTTTGCGAGCAACTGGTTCCAGCCAAGGCTGGCTGCAAGCTACATTTACCTGCCCACCATCACGGGCTGGAACGCGACGACAGATGCTACCGCGAGCCCAAGCTCGACGACACATGTCGTTACCGACGTGATGAATACGACTGCCGGTGCTCTTGCCACGGCGGCAGCGGACAAGATCGCTCAGACGAAGGTGGAATGGACGGGATTGGGGCTTGAGTGGCTAAGGAGTTTGCTAGGGAGGAGAGAATGGGAGATTGATTGTTTGGATCTCCATATACGACTGTGA
- the Ptp2 gene encoding phosphotyrosine-specific ptp2-like protein (COG:T; EggNog:ENOG503NW1A), whose amino-acid sequence MPPEPRASDRAAYYTMKTTTSLSTTQAPGHSRTNSQSFFSNKGTGTPLSSPRPPHSVGQQYPPKSSPGTGRGGAMDARTPSPNYFGLAVDSGADPRESALLPHENWSTPTSSVKSFAAAIPKHLPLDANPEFEAFRRQIDANRGRSGFSLSATHFNITSGGPFAPTVSTPSAQQRPRPPRSQTHGSNLPENPLPRPSLPTESGSWGPGDNPCQPAVEKDSYQGAPHLSTESRLGIKGFKNPPFFLGLAKPPSQEWEKLNSSISEASGRPGRKTETPSPTFSQQTHDGQQATQGCGEPDMIPPAALKQLLDKSKGEDLLLLDIRVSPQYAQARIQGALNLCIPTTLLKRATFNLEKLQQTFQADRDQDKFAKWQTSSHLVVYDAASADKRDATSALNMIKKFTNEGYSGTTSILRGGFNAFVLAYPNLVDRSSNMMSPSLSLGGAGSATNGTRTNVPPVIGGVMLPTTNDKIDPFFSNIRQNQDLVDGVGQMDVGVPTGLDKNRLPRWLQEAIEISDHGKRVSDKFLRIELTEQSRMKLAYAAFASSKNHGPQTETQVRLSGVEQGGKNRYKDILPFEHARVKLQGRPEGACDYVNASHIQAKRSYKRYIASQGPLPATFEDFWSVVWDNDVRVIVMLTAESEGGQLKCHPYWKGRDFGPVRLRLLSEKKISLDIDKHRTGSTAANDESAPTQSNDHASTIPEGGRRRANTTTTLNSKTPGSQYGTTQAAETPFVTIRKFALSHAMEPFAPIREITHLHYTSWPDFGAPAQPSHLLALVELANVMQRAALPNDPTVTTSQAQPRHDSGSYFDPSPPLRPDSLSTTVQRTSYDAPEPVEKSRPMLVHCSAGCGRTGAFCTVDSVIDMLKRQRQQQQQHSVAAQASSSTVHRCSSNKRTSQDGWDDDDDDGRGKRLALQQDRDTRVDPDGDVTMAMDEGFVVLPRQTAAPSPFTSQANGFPGFSSGKESIDTAWLEDDSVDLIARTVEDFRGQRLSMVQSLRQFVLCYETVLEWIWRVEDGGGAGGGLLGRARGRSGSLAF is encoded by the exons ATGCCTCCAGAACCAAGAGCCAGCGACCGGGCCGCGTATTACacgatgaagacgacgacTAGTTTGTCGACGACACAAGCACCAGGTCATTCCCGCACCAACTCCCagtctttcttttccaaCAAGGGCACCGGCACCCCATTATCTTCGCCTCGCCCGCCCCATTCTGTTGGTCAACAGTATCCCCCCAAGTCATCACCCGGTACAGGTCGAGGGGGTGCTATGGACGCTCGTACTCCGAGCCCAAATTACTTTGGTCTCGCCGTGGACTCTGGTGCCGACCCACGAGAATCGGCGCTTCTGCCGCACGAGAACTGGAGCACCCCAACGTCCTCGGTCAAGTCCTTTGCCGCTGCCATACCAAAACACTTGCCGCTAGATGCCAACCCAGAGTTTGAGGCCTTCAGGCGACAGATCGACGCAAACAGGGGGCGCTCCGGGTTTAGCCTCTCCGCCACACACTTCAACATCACAAGTGGAGGCCCGTTCGCTCCGACAGTATCAACCCCTTCTGCTCAACAACGGCCTCGCCCACCACGATCACAAACCCATGGAAGTAATTTGCCAGAAAACCCGCTGCCGCGGCCATCACTACCAACAGAGTCCGGCAGCTGGGGGCCGGGGGACAACCCCTGCCAGCCAGCCGTGGAAAAGGACAGTTATCAAGGTGCGCCCCACCTCTCGACAGAGTCGAGGCTTGGGATCAAGGGATTCAAAAATCCTCCTTTTTTTCTGGGTCTTGCAAAGCCGCCGAGCCAGGAGTGGGAGAAACTCAACTCATCCATCTCCGAAGCAAGCGGTCGACCCGGCCGCAAAACTGAGACGCCCTCGCCTACTTTCAGCCAACAGACACATGACGGTCAGCAGGCAACACAAGGATGTGGCGAGCCTGACATGATCCCACCAGCGGCGCTCAAACAACTCCTGGATAAGAGCAAAGGGGAAGACCTTCTGCTGCTAGACATCAGAGTTTCTCCCCAGTATGCTCAAGCGAGGATCCAGGGCGCCCTGAACCTGTGTATTCCAACCACGCTGTTGAAGAGGGcaaccttcaacctcgaGAAGCTTCAACAGACTTTCCAGGCAGACCGGGACCAGGACAAGTTCGCCAAGTGGCAGACATCGAGTCATCTGGTTGTGTACGATGCCGCGTCCGCCGACAAGCGTGACGCGACCTCGGCTCTGAACATGATCAAAAAGTTCACCAACGAGGGCTATTCGGGAACCACGAGCATTCTACGCGGTGGCTTTAACGCCTTTGTCCTGGCGTATCCAAACTTGGTCGATCGCTCATCAAACATGATGTCACCCAGCCTGTCACTAGGTGGCGCAGGTTCTGCTACGAATGGTACACGGACAAATGTCCCGCCTGTCATTGGCGGAGTCATGCTGCCGACCACAAACGACAAGATAGATCCATTTTTCAGCAACATCCGCCAAAACCAAGACcttgttgatggcgttggcCAGATGGATGTTGGGGTTCCGACAGGGCTTGATAAGAATAGGCTACCGCGCTGGCTCCAGGAGGCCATCGAGATCAGCGACCATGGTAAGCGGGTATCGGACAAGTTTCTGCGGATCGAGCTTACAGAGCAGTCCCGCATGAAGCTTGCCTATGCTGCCTTTGCGAGCTCGAAAAATCACGGTCCCCAGACCGAGACCCAGGTGCGGTTGTCTGGGGTTGAACAGGGTGGAAAGAACCGGTACAAGGATATCTTGCCGTTTGAACACGCACGTGTGAAGCTTCAGGGCCGCCCAGAGGGAGCATGCGATTATGTAAATGCCAGCCACATCCAGGCCAAGCGGAGTTACAAGCGTTATATCGCCAGCCAAGGACCCCTGCCGGCGACATTTGAG GACTTTTGGTCGGTGGTCTGGGACAATGATGTACGCGTCATCGTCATGTTGACTGCCGAATCGGAAGGGGGTCAACTCAAGTGCCACCCCTATTGGAAAGGCAGGGACTTCGGTCCTGTCCGGCTTCGTCTGCTGTCCGAAAAAAAGATATCGTTGGATATTGACAAGCATCGGACCGGATCGACCGCCGCGAACGATGAATCTGCTCCAACCCAGTCGAACGACCACGCCTCCACCATTCCTGAAGGAGGCCGTCGACGTGCCAATACCACAACCACGCTGAACTCCAAGACACCGGGATCCCAATATGGCACCACCCAGGCGGCCGAAACTCCTTTCGTCACGATCCGAAAGTTCGCTCTAAGCCATGCAATGGAACCCTTCGCCCCCATTCGAGAGATTACCCATCTTCACTACACTTCATGGCCTGACTTTGGTGCACCAGCCCAACCAAGCCATTTGCTCGCGCTGGTGGAATTAGCTAATGTCATGCAACGCGCCGCCCTCCCCAACGACCCTACAGTGACGACGTCACAGGCGCAACCTCGTCATGACAGCGGCAGCTACTTTGACCCGTCCCCCCCACTCCGACCAGACAGCCTGAGCACCACTGTTCAGCGTACCTCTTATGACGCGCCTGAGCCTGTCGAGAAAAGTCGTCCCATGCTAGTTCACTGCTCGGCCGGGTGTGGCCGAACAGGAGCCTTTTGTACGGTGGACAGCGTAATTGACATGCTCaagcggcagcggcagcagcaacaacagcactcTGTGGCCGCGCAGGCGTCATCCTCGACCGTTCACCGGTGCAGTTCTAACAAACGGACATCCCAAGACGGCtgggacgatgatgacgacgacggcagaGGTAAGCGTCTCGCGCTCCAGCAAGACCGAGACACAAGGGTGGATCCAGACGGAGATGTGACAATGGCCATGGATGAAGGCTTTGTCGTTCTCCCACGCCAAACGGCAGCACCGTCGCCTTTCACATCCCAAGCAAACGGGTTCCCTGGGTTCAGTAGTGGCAAGGAGAGCATAGACACGGCCTGGCTGGAGGATGACAGCGTTGATCTTATTGCCCGGACAGTAGAGGACTTCAGAGGGCAGAGATTGAGCATGGTGCAGAGCTTGAGGCAGTTTGTGCTGTGCTACGAGACAGTGCTGGAGTGGATctggagggtggaggatggtggtggcgcagGGGGGGGTCTGCTTGGTCGAGCGAGAGGAAGGAGTGGCAGTTTGGCTTTTTGA
- a CDS encoding hypothetical protein (MEROPS:MER0003037; EggNog:ENOG503NV31; COG:O) yields MVSLTDLFLASLLVPTSLGSALPPRIDTIDQRGGRVTLKQVRNPRGHKAFNPARATYRTFLKYGVPAPDYIKKAVAHIDEEQEEAFARIKRDTGSAAAIPINEVDIAYVTPVTIGTPPQTLMLDLDTGSSDLWVFSSLTPSNQVRGQEIYSPTKSSTSKLLSGHTWSIRYGDGSGSRGTVYTDNFTIGGLEVKSQAVQAALEVSSSFTQEQSLDGLVGLGFSALNTVRPSSQLTFFDNARPNLDEEVFTADLKYHATGSYDFGFIDSKKYAGNITYTAVQQSPGYWTHSLSGYSVGSGAFQASQISGISDTGTTLLYLPTAIVTAYYRQVQGAQNSQYYGGYVFPCSSTLPTFTFGIEGARFTIPASYINYTRISPTSTTCYGGLQSSSGLGINIFGDVALKAAFVVFSGTNPPRIGFAIKPLAS; encoded by the exons ATGGTGTCTCTTACTGATCTCTTTCTCGCTTCCCTTTTGGTGCCAACCAGCCTTGGCTCTGCCCTGCCACCTCGGATCGATACGATTGACCAAAGGGGTGGACGGGTCACCTTGAAGCAAGTGCGCAATCCGCGTGGCCACAAAGCTTTCAACCCGGCCAGGGCAACATACAGAACCTTTCTCAAATACGGTGTCCCAGCTCCTGATTACATCAAGAAGGCAGTCGCCCATATCGACGAGGAACAAGAGGAGGCTTTTGCAAGGATAAAACGCGACACGGGCTCGGCGGCTGCCATACCCATCAACGAGGTAGACATTGCGTATGTCACTCCCGTCACCATCGGAACGCCCCCACAGACGCTCATGCTCGACTTGGACACTGGATCCTCGGATCTGTGGGTTTTCAGTAGCTTGACACCAAGCAACCAGGTCAGGGGCCAAGAGATTTACAGTCCCACCAAGTCGAGCACATCCAAGCTCCTCAGCGGCCACACATGGAGTATTAGATATGGAGATGGGTCCGGTTCTCGTGGCACTGTATACACGGACAACTTCACCATTGGCGGGCTTGAAGTGAAGAGCCAAGCTGTCCAAGCAGCCCTGGAGGTCTCCTCCAGTTTCACCCAGGAGCAAAGTCTCGACGGGCTTGTCGGTCTGGGCTTTTCGGCCCTCAACACTGTACGGCCAAGTAGCCAGTTGACCTTTTTCGACAACGCGCGACCAAAtcttgatgaggaggttttCACAGCCGATCTCAAGTATCACGCCA CCGGCAGTTACGACTTTGGTTTCATTGACAGCAAGAAATACGCCGGAAACATCACCTACACGGCTGTTCAACAGTCGCCCGGGTACTGGACTCACTCGCTGTCTGGGTATTCTGTTGGATCCGGGGCGTTTCAGGCATCGCAAATCAGCGGAATCAGTGACACCGGTACTACATTGCTGTACCTCCCTACAGCTATCGTTACGGCATACTACCGCCAAGTCCAAGGAGCACAAAACTCCCAATACTACGGCGGCTACGTCTTCCCTTGTTCCAGCACGCTCCCCACATTCACTTTTGGCATTGAAGGTGCCAGGTTCACCATTCCTGCTTCATACATCAACTACACACGCATTTCCCCGACTTCCACGACGTGCTATGGCGGCTTACAGAGCAGCTCGGGTTTGGGGATCAATATCTTTGGCGATGTCGCGCTGAAAGCTGCGTTTGTGGTGTTCAGTGGGACGAACCCGCCCCGAATTGGATTTGCTATCAAGCCATTGGCATCTTGA